A stretch of Deltaproteobacteria bacterium DNA encodes these proteins:
- a CDS encoding response regulator, whose protein sequence is MDTTSRLSILYVEDEPDIRETLAEILQLHDYEVVSVESSEAAMAELRRGGFDLLLTDYNLPGQSGGWLIEEGQQLGLLQGTAVLVVTAHPTPRMAPDVVVMRKPLDIDHFLRQVHELLEPAAEARALSKGGAPVRATPVDLVLYVSPDSPASLRALRNLHALLERFPGLPVKLTVRNLAESGAEPEGDQVAFAPTLVRRGPGPRAWILGTLDDVQPVLDLLRVEGLAPAAVG, encoded by the coding sequence ATGGACACCACCTCGCGCCTCAGCATCCTCTACGTCGAGGACGAGCCCGACATCCGCGAGACGCTCGCGGAGATCCTGCAGCTGCACGACTACGAGGTCGTGTCGGTGGAGAGCTCCGAGGCGGCCATGGCCGAGCTGCGGCGCGGCGGCTTCGATCTCCTCCTCACGGACTACAACCTGCCCGGGCAGAGCGGCGGCTGGCTCATCGAAGAAGGTCAGCAGCTGGGGCTCCTGCAGGGCACGGCGGTGCTGGTGGTGACCGCACATCCCACGCCGCGCATGGCGCCCGACGTGGTGGTGATGCGCAAGCCGCTCGACATCGATCACTTCCTGCGCCAGGTGCACGAGCTGCTCGAGCCGGCAGCGGAGGCCCGCGCGCTCTCGAAGGGTGGGGCGCCGGTGCGTGCCACGCCGGTGGACCTGGTGCTCTACGTGAGCCCGGACTCGCCCGCGTCGCTGCGCGCGCTGCGCAACCTGCACGCGCTGCTGGAGCGGTTCCCCGGGCTGCCGGTGAAGCTCACGGTGCGGAACCTCGCCGAGAGCGGCGCGGAGCCGGAAGGCGATCAGGTCGCGTTTGCGCCCACGCTGGTTCGACGCGGACCGGGGCCGCGCGCATGGATCCTGGGCACGCTCGACGACGTGCAGCCGGTGCTGGATCTGCTGCGCGTCGAAGGGTTGGCGCCGGCAGCGGTCGGCTAG
- a CDS encoding DNA polymerase Y family protein, translating into MRIGCLVVPELPLQALRRTVPELADTAFAVAEGEGARARIQAASSKARQLGVRSGQAISEALAFAPELAIRWLEPALLDDARQAVFDAAYRVSPQVELGESGRAALAWIDAEGLARLWGEDAGTASALWASANRVGFSARAAVGPGKRLAQLAAERGEGAEVIGPEQGRSFVAGLPLTSLTRDADLAETLARWGLRTAGELAALPADGVGARLGRPGALLHRLCCGEDPEPLRPAVPTERFEEGCHLDHLLVALEGLLFLLRPALERLVERLDCRGFACGGLTLRLQLDPTGEVALPVSLAAPTREVGAMLALCRAVVEAHPPGAPVRGVRLCAEPARVRQQQLGLWDLPTAAPMKLMAAVAQVAAIVGAEGVGRAQLQDSHLFERWEPASFQPAPAPPRLPGAPAPQPPPPLAALRLFRPPLPAEVRYGPRGPEALSAPGVNGWVVSWAGPFRVDVGWHGPHVSRDAFDVELSDGAVYRVIHEGTAGVFQVLGRYD; encoded by the coding sequence GTGAGGATCGGCTGCCTGGTGGTGCCAGAGCTGCCGCTGCAGGCCCTGCGGCGCACGGTGCCCGAGCTCGCCGACACCGCCTTTGCCGTGGCCGAGGGCGAGGGCGCGCGGGCGCGAATCCAGGCGGCGTCGTCGAAGGCGCGGCAGCTCGGCGTCCGCTCCGGTCAGGCCATCTCCGAGGCGCTGGCCTTCGCGCCGGAGCTCGCCATTCGCTGGCTGGAGCCAGCGCTGCTCGACGACGCGCGCCAGGCCGTCTTCGACGCCGCCTACCGCGTGTCGCCGCAGGTGGAGCTGGGCGAATCCGGTCGAGCGGCGCTGGCCTGGATCGACGCGGAGGGACTCGCTCGGCTCTGGGGCGAGGACGCGGGCACCGCGAGCGCGCTCTGGGCCAGCGCGAACCGGGTGGGCTTCTCGGCGCGCGCGGCCGTGGGGCCGGGAAAACGACTCGCCCAGCTCGCAGCGGAGCGGGGCGAGGGCGCGGAGGTCATTGGTCCCGAGCAGGGGCGCTCGTTCGTGGCCGGCTTGCCGCTCACCTCGCTCACCCGCGACGCCGATCTCGCCGAGACGCTCGCGCGCTGGGGCCTGCGCACCGCGGGCGAGCTCGCGGCGCTGCCGGCCGACGGCGTGGGCGCGCGGCTGGGTCGACCCGGCGCGCTCCTGCACCGGCTCTGCTGCGGTGAGGATCCGGAGCCCTTGCGTCCGGCCGTCCCCACCGAGCGCTTCGAAGAAGGTTGCCACCTCGATCACCTCCTCGTCGCGCTCGAAGGGCTGCTGTTCTTGCTGCGGCCCGCGCTGGAGCGGCTGGTGGAGCGGCTCGACTGTCGCGGCTTCGCGTGCGGCGGGCTGACCCTGCGGCTGCAGCTGGATCCGACGGGCGAGGTGGCCTTGCCCGTGTCGCTCGCGGCCCCCACGCGCGAGGTGGGCGCCATGCTCGCGCTCTGCCGGGCCGTGGTGGAGGCGCATCCGCCCGGCGCGCCGGTGCGCGGGGTGCGGCTCTGCGCGGAGCCCGCCCGGGTGCGCCAGCAGCAGCTCGGCCTCTGGGACCTGCCCACCGCCGCGCCCATGAAGCTCATGGCCGCGGTGGCCCAGGTGGCGGCCATCGTCGGCGCGGAGGGGGTGGGGCGGGCGCAGCTTCAGGACTCGCACCTCTTCGAGCGCTGGGAGCCCGCGTCGTTCCAGCCCGCGCCCGCGCCGCCGCGCCTGCCCGGTGCGCCGGCCCCCCAGCCGCCGCCGCCGCTCGCCGCGCTGCGCCTGTTCCGTCCGCCGCTGCCTGCCGAGGTGCGCTACGGCCCGCGCGGCCCCGAGGCGCTCTCCGCGCCCGGCGTGAACGGCTGGGTGGTGAGCTGGGCAGGCCCCTTCCGGGTGGACGTGGGCTGGCACGGTCCGCACGTGAGCCGCGACGCCTTCGACGTGGAGCTCTCCGACGGCGCTGTGTACCGCGTGATCCACGAGGGGACCGCAGGAGTCTTTCAGGTGTTGGGTCGGTACGACTGA
- a CDS encoding protein kinase, with translation MDEASKLEAQGSLDQALAAYVREQQWPQAARLAVRLDRPGEAGRFWLQAGQPYDAAVCFQRASMLKECLDALLLVPNTEPRYRAACVHAIRLTVSLGEPMDRLGSFLMSFANTPPASPVEAAALNQVAQLYAEGQAFSLAAAIYRRVLASYPADADAREGLAALPPGNEPSDAASNARPSSNPARPMSNPAAVQRPSTSTSGSRPALTVDGRRPQTMSGRKRLGEILLARGKVTQENLDRVLKTQKDASSNDILLGEALVAHGLLTDVEVVKALSEQSGIPYIGEGRLLNQTSPEALKLLTLEQVEKYLVMPVAIVDKKLYLAMKNPADFTLLDQLRFATGMKHLSGIYATEGSIRKGIAKFYKGEFVFESDDWRGKVYEPGSGESAPFSDRVTRTREREFDTTEMEKKALLEAAGQLPVSPTPVPAVPAVNTNPSLAAAPTAAPGMTMDMPRKLLAGGTPEVGQTIAERYRIDAKLGEGGSAMVFKVMDLELNEPVAIKLFRPSLQTDALVARFKLELSLSRQLNHPNIVRLFDMGQHEGWRYITLELLDGEDVATVLKKFPRGLPLQVGINILEQAASGLQAAHDRGVIHRDVKPQNLFVTRDGSVKVMDFGIAKKEHTPGVTVEGMMAGTPEFMSPEQINGFSTVGIQTDLYSLGATAYAMFTGTPPFESAKLMDILMAHMNTPPPPPRGRNPDLPAELEAIILKLLEKDPAQRLQSCRELVAAVQQLRVRLTA, from the coding sequence ATGGACGAGGCCAGCAAGCTCGAAGCACAGGGGAGCCTGGACCAGGCGCTCGCGGCCTACGTGCGCGAGCAGCAGTGGCCGCAGGCTGCCCGGCTCGCGGTCCGCCTCGATCGCCCTGGCGAAGCGGGCCGCTTCTGGCTCCAGGCCGGCCAGCCCTACGACGCCGCCGTCTGCTTCCAGCGCGCGTCCATGCTCAAGGAGTGCCTCGACGCGCTCCTCCTCGTTCCGAACACCGAGCCCCGCTACCGCGCCGCGTGCGTGCACGCCATCCGGCTCACGGTCTCGCTGGGCGAGCCGATGGATCGGCTGGGCTCGTTCTTGATGTCGTTCGCCAACACGCCTCCGGCCTCACCGGTGGAGGCCGCGGCGCTGAACCAGGTGGCGCAGCTCTACGCCGAAGGGCAGGCCTTCAGCCTGGCCGCAGCCATCTATCGGCGCGTGCTGGCGTCGTACCCGGCCGACGCGGACGCGCGCGAGGGCCTCGCCGCTCTCCCCCCGGGCAACGAGCCGAGCGACGCCGCTTCCAACGCGCGCCCCAGCTCCAACCCGGCGCGGCCGATGAGCAACCCGGCCGCGGTGCAGCGGCCCAGCACCAGCACCAGCGGGTCGCGTCCGGCGCTCACCGTCGATGGCCGACGCCCGCAGACCATGTCCGGCCGCAAGCGCCTGGGAGAGATCCTCCTCGCGCGCGGCAAGGTGACCCAGGAGAACCTCGACCGGGTACTCAAGACCCAAAAGGACGCGAGCAGCAACGACATCCTCCTCGGCGAGGCGCTGGTGGCCCACGGCCTCCTCACCGACGTGGAGGTGGTGAAGGCGCTCTCCGAGCAGTCGGGGATCCCGTACATCGGCGAAGGCCGGCTGCTGAACCAGACCAGCCCTGAGGCGCTGAAGCTCCTCACCCTCGAGCAGGTGGAGAAGTACCTGGTGATGCCGGTGGCCATCGTGGACAAGAAGCTCTACCTGGCCATGAAGAACCCGGCCGACTTCACGCTCCTCGATCAGCTCCGCTTCGCCACGGGCATGAAGCACCTCTCGGGCATCTACGCCACCGAGGGCTCCATCCGGAAGGGCATCGCCAAGTTCTACAAAGGCGAGTTCGTCTTCGAGTCCGACGACTGGCGCGGCAAGGTCTACGAGCCGGGCTCGGGTGAGTCGGCGCCGTTCTCGGATCGCGTCACCCGCACCCGCGAGCGCGAGTTCGACACCACGGAGATGGAGAAGAAGGCGCTCCTGGAGGCTGCGGGTCAGCTCCCGGTCTCGCCCACGCCCGTGCCTGCGGTGCCCGCCGTGAACACCAACCCGTCCCTTGCCGCAGCGCCCACGGCCGCGCCGGGCATGACCATGGACATGCCCCGCAAGCTGCTCGCCGGCGGCACGCCCGAGGTGGGCCAGACCATTGCGGAGCGCTACCGCATCGACGCGAAGCTGGGCGAGGGCGGCTCGGCCATGGTCTTCAAGGTCATGGACCTGGAGCTCAACGAGCCCGTGGCCATCAAGCTGTTCCGGCCGTCGCTGCAGACCGACGCGCTGGTGGCGCGCTTCAAGCTGGAGCTCTCGCTCTCGCGGCAGCTCAACCACCCCAACATCGTGCGGCTCTTCGACATGGGCCAGCACGAGGGCTGGCGCTACATCACCCTGGAGCTCCTCGACGGCGAGGACGTGGCCACCGTGCTCAAGAAGTTCCCCAGGGGGCTGCCGCTGCAGGTGGGCATCAACATCCTGGAGCAGGCCGCGAGCGGACTGCAGGCCGCGCACGACCGCGGCGTCATCCACCGCGACGTGAAGCCGCAGAACCTCTTCGTCACCCGCGACGGCAGCGTGAAGGTGATGGACTTCGGCATCGCCAAGAAGGAGCACACCCCCGGCGTGACCGTGGAAGGGATGATGGCCGGCACGCCGGAGTTCATGTCGCCCGAGCAGATCAACGGCTTCTCCACCGTCGGCATCCAGACCGATCTCTACTCGCTGGGCGCCACCGCCTACGCCATGTTCACGGGCACGCCGCCGTTCGAGAGCGCCAAGCTCATGGACATCCTCATGGCGCACATGAACACCCCGCCGCCGCCGCCGCGCGGACGCAACCCCGACCTGCCGGCCGAGCTCGAGGCCATCATCCTCAAGCTGCTGGAGAAGGACCCGGCGCAGCGCCTGCAGAGCTGCCGCGAGCTGGTCGCCGCCGTGCAGCAGCTGCGCGTGCGCCTGACCGCCTGA